A region of Legionella donaldsonii DNA encodes the following proteins:
- a CDS encoding efflux RND transporter permease subunit — translation MNFTDIFIKRPVLATVISLLIFLFGLNSISTMQIRQYPRMDNTVITVTTAYPGADAALIAGFITTPLEAAVASAEGIDYMTSTSTQGLSTITLTIKLNFNPQVAFTDVMSKVQQILNQLPPESQQPVIVKSSDTSTPLMYISLDSPDMTPQQITDYATRVVQPQLQTVDGVAKADILGGATYSMRIFLDPIKMAALNVAPSDVSSVLARNNFLTAAGNTKGEYVAINMTAKTDLNNAEEFSQLIVRSNKNSIIRLRDIGKIELGSQNYDSTVRFNGKKAVFLAITPTPTANPLTVITDVRKIMPSIQREFPPSLSGTIVYDATDFIRASIEEVIQTIAEAAIIVIIVIFLFLGSLRSVIIPVVTIPLSLIGVCTFMLFLGYSINLLTLLAFVLAIGLVVDDAIVVVENVHRHIEEGKTPFQAAIIGAREIATPVIAMTITLAAVYAPIGFMGGLTGALFKEFAFTLASAVIISGIIALTLTPMMCSKILSAEISSGRFVHFLDDKFNRLKIRYQRALHSLLDTRIIILLFAAVVLLMLPYLYSHTAEETAPEEDQGFFFVVSTAPQYATINYLEAYTQPFDEIYKSFPETEHYFTVNMSAPISGMVLKAWDRRERSQFQLKQPLQEKLDSVAGLKSFAVIPPPLPGGGSGTPIQFVIKTTNDFQTLFEVSNKLIDAARKSGLFIYIDNSLKFNQPEIELQINRSKASDLGLDMQAIGSSLTTALSGNYVNYFNLQGRSYQVIPQLDRRYRLNSEQLGQIFVRTANGIMVPLSTVVTPKEKVQPNAATHFQQLNAATIQAVMMPGTTLGQGLAFLKEQADKLLPKGFTYDYGGQSRQFIQEGSALIFAFFLAIIVIFLVLAAQYESFRDPLIVLISVPMSICGALIPLNLGAASINIYTQVGLITLIGLISKHGILIVDFANQLQREKNLDRRSAVEEAAAIRLRPILMTTAAMVFGVLPLLIAAGAGAVSRFDIGLVISTGLLVGTCFTLFVVPTMYTYIAADHRHDYDNENTISPSAISDSHNPV, via the coding sequence ATGAATTTTACAGATATATTTATTAAACGCCCGGTTCTCGCCACAGTCATTAGTTTATTGATCTTTTTGTTTGGCCTGAACTCAATCTCAACCATGCAAATTCGCCAATATCCGCGCATGGATAATACGGTTATCACAGTGACTACTGCTTATCCTGGTGCTGATGCCGCTCTAATTGCCGGATTCATTACGACACCTCTGGAAGCGGCTGTTGCCAGTGCGGAAGGGATCGATTACATGACCTCAACCAGCACACAAGGCTTAAGTACAATTACCTTAACGATTAAATTGAATTTTAATCCCCAGGTTGCCTTTACCGATGTAATGAGCAAGGTGCAGCAAATCTTAAATCAATTGCCTCCTGAATCACAGCAACCGGTTATTGTTAAAAGTTCGGATACCTCAACCCCGTTAATGTATATCAGCCTTGATAGTCCTGATATGACACCGCAGCAAATTACCGATTACGCTACCCGTGTTGTACAGCCACAATTACAAACTGTTGATGGCGTAGCAAAAGCAGATATCCTGGGTGGGGCGACTTACTCAATGCGGATTTTCCTCGACCCAATCAAAATGGCTGCTTTGAATGTAGCACCCTCCGATGTATCCAGTGTATTGGCTCGTAATAATTTCCTGACTGCGGCAGGCAATACTAAAGGTGAATATGTTGCGATCAATATGACTGCAAAAACCGATTTAAATAACGCTGAAGAATTCAGCCAATTAATCGTCAGAAGCAACAAGAACTCTATTATCCGCCTGCGTGACATTGGTAAAATAGAATTAGGTTCGCAAAACTATGATTCAACGGTACGATTTAATGGTAAAAAGGCTGTCTTTCTCGCCATCACACCAACACCAACTGCTAACCCGCTGACCGTGATTACTGATGTACGCAAAATAATGCCCTCTATTCAACGTGAATTTCCCCCTTCTTTATCAGGGACTATTGTCTACGATGCGACTGATTTTATTCGCGCCTCTATCGAAGAAGTGATTCAAACCATTGCTGAAGCCGCGATCATTGTTATTATCGTCATCTTCCTGTTTTTAGGCTCTTTACGCTCCGTTATTATTCCGGTAGTCACAATACCTTTGTCATTGATTGGTGTCTGTACCTTCATGTTATTTTTAGGCTATTCCATCAATTTACTGACTTTGCTTGCTTTCGTTCTGGCAATTGGTCTCGTAGTTGATGATGCCATTGTAGTTGTTGAAAACGTACACCGACACATTGAAGAAGGAAAAACGCCTTTCCAAGCTGCAATTATCGGTGCTCGTGAAATTGCAACGCCTGTAATTGCCATGACCATTACTTTGGCAGCGGTGTATGCCCCTATCGGATTTATGGGAGGATTAACTGGCGCTCTCTTTAAGGAATTTGCGTTCACCTTGGCAAGTGCCGTAATTATCTCTGGTATTATTGCATTAACATTGACCCCAATGATGTGTTCTAAAATACTCTCGGCAGAAATCAGTAGCGGACGTTTTGTTCACTTTCTTGATGATAAATTTAACCGCCTGAAAATCCGTTATCAACGTGCTCTCCATAGCTTATTGGATACTCGGATCATTATTTTGCTGTTCGCTGCAGTGGTATTACTTATGCTGCCCTATCTCTATAGCCATACCGCAGAAGAAACGGCCCCTGAAGAAGACCAAGGATTCTTCTTTGTCGTCTCAACAGCACCACAATATGCGACGATTAATTACCTCGAAGCCTATACTCAACCTTTTGATGAGATCTATAAAAGTTTTCCTGAAACCGAACATTATTTTACAGTTAATATGAGTGCACCTATTTCCGGTATGGTACTCAAAGCCTGGGATCGACGAGAACGCAGCCAATTTCAGTTAAAACAGCCTTTACAAGAAAAATTGGACAGCGTGGCGGGTCTTAAATCATTTGCTGTTATTCCTCCTCCACTCCCGGGCGGCGGTAGTGGTACTCCTATTCAGTTTGTAATCAAGACTACCAATGATTTTCAAACACTCTTTGAAGTATCCAACAAATTAATTGATGCGGCACGCAAGAGTGGTCTTTTTATTTATATCGATAACAGCCTTAAGTTCAATCAACCAGAAATTGAATTACAAATTAACCGCTCTAAAGCCTCTGATCTTGGATTGGACATGCAGGCGATCGGTAGCAGTTTAACCACTGCCCTTTCCGGCAATTACGTTAATTATTTCAATTTGCAAGGACGTAGTTATCAGGTGATTCCACAATTAGACAGGCGTTATCGCTTGAATTCCGAGCAACTAGGACAAATTTTTGTGCGTACCGCGAATGGCATCATGGTACCCTTATCGACTGTGGTTACACCAAAAGAAAAAGTACAACCTAATGCCGCAACGCACTTCCAACAGTTAAACGCTGCCACTATCCAAGCAGTGATGATGCCAGGTACAACGCTTGGACAAGGTTTAGCGTTTCTAAAAGAACAAGCCGATAAGTTATTACCTAAAGGTTTTACTTATGATTATGGCGGGCAGTCAAGGCAATTTATTCAGGAAGGTAGCGCGCTTATTTTTGCCTTTTTCCTGGCAATCATTGTTATTTTCCTGGTGCTTGCAGCCCAGTATGAAAGTTTCAGAGACCCACTAATTGTATTAATCAGCGTCCCGATGTCCATTTGTGGAGCATTGATCCCTCTTAATTTGGGAGCAGCAAGTATTAATATTTACACCCAGGTTGGGTTAATTACCTTAATTGGCTTGATCAGTAAGCATGGCATTTTAATTGTTGACTTTGCTAATCAATTACAACGAGAAAAGAATCTTGACCGTCGATCTGCAGTCGAGGAAGCGGCTGCCATTCGTTTGCGTCCAATCTTAATGACAACGGCAGCCATGGTCTTTGGCGTCCTCCCCCTATTAATCGCAGCGGGGGCTGGGGCTGTCAGTCGTTTTGATATTGGTCTGGTGATTTCAACAGGTTTACTGGTTGGTACCTGTTTTACTCTTTTTGTCGTGCCGACTATGTATACTTACATTGCAGCTGACCACCGACATGATTACGATAATGAGAATACCATTTCCCCTTCAGCAATAAGTGATTCTCATAACCCAGTCTAG
- a CDS encoding valine--tRNA ligase translates to MDKTYSPQAIERACYEKWESHHYFQPRGEGKAYCIMLPPPNVTGSLHMGHGFQHTLMDALIRYKRMQGAKTLWQPGTDHAGISTQLVVERQLDSKGLSRKDMSREEFLEHVWRWKEESGNQITSQMRRIGSSVDWSRERFTMDEGLSAAVQKVFVQLYDEGLIYRGTRLVNWDPKLGTAVSDLEVISEEEDGCLWHIRYPVVDSSESIIIATTRPETLLGDTAVAVHPDDPRYQHLIGKQLQLPLCDRTIPVIADDYVDMEFGSGCVKITPAHDFNDHEIGKRHNLPSINILTKKATINKNAPLPYQGMDRFVARELIIQDLGKAELLVKIEPHKLKVPRGEKSNVIIEPLLTDQWYVKIKPLAEPAIEAVEKGEIRFIPENWSKTYFQWMENIEDWCISRQLWWGHRIPAWYDSHGHVYVGYSENDVRFKYSLDESVSLKQDEDVLDTWFSSALWPFSTLGWPERTPELEQFYPTSVLVTGFDIIFFWVARMIMMGLKFTGKVPFKEVIITGLIRDSEGQKMSKSKGNVLDPIDIIDGIDLDKLIEKRTSNLMLPSVRDKIAKATRKEFPEGIASFGTDALRFTFCSLASTGRNVRFDMGRVEGYRNFCNKLWNASRYVLLNTDEEQIDFGDGAFQYSPADQWILSRLQHTITQCHHYFETYRFDLLTNTLYEFVWHEYCDWYLELSKPVLYDNNALAAMKRGTRRTLIHVLDQILKLLHPIMPFITEEIWQRTSKLTSQNGETIMLSHYPQVNKDFINPDVEEELAWLKSVIQSVRTIRSEMTISPAKLIPLHFRNVTPVIEERIKKYHGTLIALNKLTHIRCMDKNESLSVSASAVVGELELLIPMAGLIDKQAELSRLEKEIAKLDKDIALAEGKLGNPKFTDKAPAEIISKEQEKLAQAKLTKSKLLHHKKTVETL, encoded by the coding sequence ATGGATAAGACTTATTCCCCCCAAGCGATAGAACGTGCATGCTATGAAAAATGGGAAAGCCACCATTATTTTCAGCCGCGCGGCGAAGGAAAGGCTTATTGCATTATGTTACCTCCTCCTAATGTAACCGGTAGCTTACATATGGGACATGGTTTTCAACATACTTTAATGGATGCCCTGATTCGGTATAAACGTATGCAAGGCGCAAAAACCCTTTGGCAACCTGGTACTGATCATGCGGGAATCTCAACGCAACTCGTTGTGGAACGCCAATTGGATAGCAAGGGATTATCCCGCAAAGACATGAGTCGTGAGGAATTTCTAGAGCATGTATGGCGTTGGAAGGAAGAATCAGGAAATCAGATTACTAGCCAGATGCGCCGCATCGGTTCTTCCGTGGATTGGTCGCGCGAACGATTTACCATGGATGAAGGCTTGTCAGCTGCTGTACAAAAAGTATTTGTTCAATTATACGATGAAGGGCTTATCTATCGCGGTACCCGTCTGGTAAATTGGGATCCCAAATTAGGTACAGCTGTTTCAGATCTGGAAGTTATTTCTGAAGAAGAAGATGGGTGTTTATGGCATATACGCTACCCTGTCGTTGATTCAAGCGAATCAATTATTATCGCCACAACAAGACCAGAAACTTTGCTTGGTGATACAGCGGTTGCCGTTCATCCAGATGATCCCCGCTATCAACATTTGATCGGTAAACAGCTACAACTTCCTTTATGTGACAGAACGATTCCTGTTATTGCAGATGACTATGTCGATATGGAATTTGGTAGTGGTTGTGTCAAAATTACGCCAGCTCATGATTTTAATGATCACGAAATTGGTAAACGCCACAATTTGCCGTCAATTAACATCCTAACAAAAAAAGCAACCATCAATAAGAACGCCCCCTTACCTTACCAGGGGATGGATCGCTTTGTAGCTCGTGAACTCATTATTCAAGACCTGGGTAAAGCAGAGCTCTTAGTTAAAATTGAACCACACAAATTAAAAGTGCCTCGCGGCGAAAAATCGAATGTTATCATCGAGCCACTTTTAACTGATCAATGGTATGTAAAAATTAAACCGTTGGCTGAACCAGCTATCGAAGCCGTTGAAAAGGGAGAAATCCGCTTTATTCCTGAGAATTGGTCTAAAACGTATTTTCAATGGATGGAAAACATTGAAGATTGGTGTATTAGTAGACAATTATGGTGGGGACATCGTATTCCAGCCTGGTATGACAGCCATGGCCATGTTTATGTTGGCTATAGTGAAAACGATGTTCGCTTTAAATATTCCCTGGATGAATCCGTCTCATTAAAACAAGATGAAGATGTTCTGGATACCTGGTTTTCTTCTGCACTTTGGCCTTTCTCCACCTTGGGCTGGCCAGAACGTACGCCGGAGCTTGAACAATTTTACCCAACGTCAGTCTTGGTAACTGGCTTTGATATTATTTTCTTTTGGGTTGCCCGCATGATTATGATGGGCTTAAAATTTACAGGTAAAGTCCCCTTCAAAGAGGTCATCATTACTGGGCTTATTCGCGATAGCGAAGGGCAAAAAATGTCTAAATCCAAAGGGAATGTCTTGGATCCTATTGATATTATTGATGGGATTGATCTCGACAAACTCATTGAAAAACGAACTTCCAACCTGATGTTGCCTTCAGTACGTGATAAAATAGCAAAGGCCACCCGCAAAGAATTTCCAGAAGGCATTGCCTCTTTTGGGACTGATGCACTTCGTTTTACCTTTTGTTCGTTAGCATCCACCGGTCGAAATGTACGTTTCGATATGGGGCGAGTTGAAGGGTATAGAAATTTTTGTAATAAGCTATGGAATGCTTCACGTTATGTATTACTTAATACCGATGAGGAGCAGATTGATTTTGGTGATGGCGCATTTCAATATAGTCCTGCCGATCAATGGATACTTTCACGTCTGCAACATACGATTACTCAGTGCCATCATTATTTTGAAACCTACCGTTTTGATTTACTGACAAACACACTGTATGAGTTTGTCTGGCATGAGTATTGTGATTGGTATCTTGAATTATCAAAACCAGTGCTCTATGACAATAATGCCTTGGCAGCGATGAAGCGAGGAACTCGGCGTACTCTGATTCATGTGCTTGATCAGATCTTAAAACTCTTGCACCCTATTATGCCGTTCATTACTGAAGAAATATGGCAACGTACCAGCAAACTTACCAGCCAAAATGGTGAAACCATTATGCTAAGTCACTACCCGCAGGTAAACAAGGATTTCATTAATCCTGACGTGGAAGAAGAATTAGCCTGGTTAAAGTCAGTCATTCAATCTGTCCGTACCATTCGCAGTGAAATGACTATTTCCCCTGCTAAATTAATTCCCTTACATTTCAGAAACGTAACACCGGTAATAGAAGAGCGGATTAAGAAATATCATGGAACTTTAATTGCGTTAAATAAACTGACTCACATCCGTTGCATGGATAAGAATGAATCACTATCAGTTTCAGCCTCTGCTGTAGTTGGTGAGCTCGAGTTACTTATTCCTATGGCAGGCCTCATTGACAAACAAGCAGAATTATCTCGTCTAGAAAAAGAAATTGCTAAATTGGATAAAGATATAGCTCTTGCTGAAGGTAAACTTGGTAACCCTAAATTTACTGACAAAGCACCTGCTGAAATTATTAGTAAAGAACAAGAAAAATTAGCTCAGGCAAAACTAACCAAGAGTAAGTTGTTACACCATAAAAAAACGGTAGAAACACTCTAG